A single region of the Bacteroides luhongzhouii genome encodes:
- a CDS encoding tetratricopeptide repeat protein, giving the protein MKIKIGWLFVTVLALTSCGGTRSMRTAKTAVKADASFSVKESLIPAEQQRKYDYFFLEAMRMKEKNEYDAAFGLLQHCLDINPNASSALYEISQYYMFLRQVTQGQAALEQAVAFAPDNYWYSQGLVSLYQQQNELDKAVTLLEKMVTRFPSKQEPLFSLLDIYSRQEKYNDVISTLNRLEKRLGKNEQLSMEKFRIYLQMKDDKKAFQEIESLVQEYPMDMRYQVILGDVYLQNGKKQEAYDAYQKVLAVEPDNPMALFSMASYYEQTGQKELYQQQLDTLLLNKKVTSDTKISVMRQVIVENEQSSAKDSTQVIALFDRMMKQEMDDPQIPMLYSQYLLSKNMEKEAVPVLEQVVDLDPTNKAARLMLVSAAVKKEDYKQIIKVCEPGIEATPDALELYYYLAIAYHQAEQTDSVLSVCNRALEHVTADTRKEVVSDFYSIMGDIYHTKKQMAEAYAAYDSSLVYNPSNIGALNNYAYYLSVERRDLDKAEEMSYKTVKAEPNNSTYLDTYAWILFEKGNYAEARIYIDNAMKNDGEKSGVIVEHCGDIYFMTGDTEGALEYWKKALEMGSESKTLKQKIEKKKYIAE; this is encoded by the coding sequence ATGAAGATAAAAATAGGATGGCTGTTCGTGACGGTGTTAGCGCTCACTTCGTGTGGGGGAACCCGTTCTATGCGTACAGCAAAAACAGCAGTGAAGGCGGATGCATCCTTTTCGGTAAAAGAATCATTGATTCCTGCTGAACAACAGCGTAAATATGACTACTTCTTTTTGGAAGCCATGCGGATGAAAGAAAAGAATGAGTATGATGCGGCATTTGGCTTGTTACAGCATTGCCTGGATATCAACCCGAACGCTTCTTCGGCGCTTTATGAAATATCGCAGTATTATATGTTCCTCCGCCAGGTGACGCAAGGGCAGGCGGCTTTGGAGCAGGCGGTGGCTTTTGCTCCTGATAATTACTGGTATAGCCAGGGGCTGGTCAGCCTGTATCAGCAACAGAACGAGTTGGATAAGGCTGTAACGTTGCTTGAAAAAATGGTAACCCGTTTCCCGTCAAAGCAGGAGCCTTTGTTCAGTCTTCTTGATATTTACAGTCGTCAGGAGAAATATAATGATGTCATTTCTACATTGAACCGTTTAGAGAAACGTTTGGGTAAGAATGAACAGCTTTCTATGGAGAAATTCCGTATTTATCTTCAGATGAAAGATGATAAGAAAGCATTTCAGGAAATAGAAAGTCTGGTGCAGGAATATCCGATGGACATGCGTTATCAGGTGATATTGGGAGATGTGTATCTTCAGAATGGAAAAAAGCAGGAAGCTTATGATGCATATCAGAAGGTGCTGGCTGTAGAGCCTGACAATCCGATGGCTCTTTTTTCAATGGCTTCTTATTATGAACAGACCGGTCAGAAAGAGTTGTATCAACAGCAGCTGGATACTTTGTTGCTGAATAAGAAGGTGACTTCAGATACCAAAATCAGTGTTATGAGACAGGTGATTGTGGAAAACGAGCAGTCGTCTGCTAAAGATAGTACTCAAGTGATTGCCTTGTTCGACCGGATGATGAAGCAGGAAATGGATGATCCGCAGATTCCAATGCTTTATTCTCAATATCTGTTATCGAAGAATATGGAAAAGGAGGCTGTTCCGGTATTGGAGCAGGTGGTTGATTTGGATCCTACCAATAAGGCGGCTCGTCTGATGCTGGTTAGTGCGGCGGTGAAGAAGGAAGACTACAAGCAAATTATCAAAGTTTGTGAACCGGGTATTGAGGCCACTCCTGATGCGTTGGAACTTTATTATTATCTGGCTATTGCATATCATCAGGCAGAACAAACGGATAGTGTATTGAGTGTTTGCAACAGAGCATTGGAACATGTAACTGCCGATACCAGAAAAGAAGTTGTTTCGGATTTCTATTCAATTATGGGGGATATTTATCATACCAAGAAACAGATGGCGGAGGCTTATGCCGCTTACGATTCGTCTTTGGTGTACAATCCTTCCAATATTGGTGCATTGAATAACTATGCTTATTATCTGTCTGTGGAACGTCGTGATTTGGACAAGGCGGAGGAGATGAGTTATAAAACGGTGAAAGCCGAACCTAATAATTCGACCTATCTCGATACTTACGCATGGATTCTTTTTGAAAAGGGAAACTATGCCGAAGCCCGTATCTATATTGATAATGCAATGAAGAATGACGGCGAGAAGAGTGGTGTGATTGTGGAGCATTGCGGAGATATTTATTTTATGACCGGCGATACTGAAGGTGCGTTGGAATATTGGAAGAAGGCACTGGAAATGGGTAGCGAGTCGAAAACGTTGAAACAGAAAATAGAAAAGAAGAAATATATTGCGGAATGA
- a CDS encoding DUF4292 domain-containing protein, translated as MKRIVYLLLVLVVLAGCKSSKHLATSETKTSTKAPASSYLASKLQLTIPGKKGSMSVGGTMKMKTHERVQISLLMPILRTEVARIEVTPDEVLLVDRMNKRFVRATKAELKNVLSKNVEFSRLEKILMDASLPGGKTELTGKDIGIPSLEKAKVQLYEFSTQEFSMTPTELTAKYNQVPLEELVKMLVALL; from the coding sequence ATGAAAAGAATAGTTTATCTACTGTTGGTGCTAGTGGTGTTGGCTGGCTGTAAGAGTTCGAAGCACTTGGCAACCTCGGAAACTAAGACTTCGACAAAGGCTCCGGCATCCAGTTACCTGGCTTCCAAGCTTCAGTTGACCATTCCCGGTAAGAAGGGAAGTATGTCTGTAGGGGGAACCATGAAGATGAAAACTCATGAGCGGGTACAAATCTCCTTATTGATGCCTATTCTGCGTACGGAAGTGGCACGTATAGAAGTTACTCCCGACGAAGTTTTATTGGTAGACAGGATGAATAAACGCTTTGTTCGTGCCACTAAAGCTGAATTGAAAAACGTATTGTCGAAGAATGTGGAGTTTTCCCGTTTGGAAAAGATATTGATGGATGCCTCTCTTCCTGGTGGAAAGACGGAGCTGACAGGAAAAGATATAGGAATCCCTTCATTAGAAAAGGCTAAAGTTCAACTTTATGAGTTTTCTACACAAGAGTTTTCAATGACTCCGACGGAACTGACGGCCAAATACAACCAGGTTCCCTTGGAGGAATTAGTAAAAATGCTGGTAGCTTTATTATGA
- a CDS encoding murein hydrolase activator EnvC family protein, producing the protein MMKRFFVILISCLWLAVPLFAQSNKLIRELESKRGALQKQIAESESILKDTKKDVGSQLNSLAVLTGQIEERKRYIMAINNDVEAIQRELASLERQLRGLEKDLKDKKKKYEASVQYLYKNKSIEEKLMFIFSAKNLGQTYRRMRYVREYATYQRLQGEEILKKQEQIRKKKAERQQVKAAKENLLQERESEKGKLEEQEKEKRTLVANLQKKQKGLQNEINKKRREANQLNARIDKLIAEEIERARKRAQEEARREAAARKKEENKEGKSAATETTAKSKPLEAYTMSKADRELSGNFAANRGKLPMPISGAYIITSRYGQYAVEGLRNVKLDNKGIDIQGRPGAQARAIFDGKVAAVFQLNGLFNVLIRHGDYISVYCNLSSASVKAGDTVKTKQNIGQVFSDGTDNGRTVLHFQLRREKEKLNPEPWLNR; encoded by the coding sequence ATGATGAAACGTTTCTTTGTTATTCTAATCAGTTGCCTTTGGCTGGCAGTTCCTCTTTTCGCTCAATCGAACAAGTTGATTCGTGAGCTGGAAAGTAAACGCGGTGCGCTGCAAAAGCAGATTGCCGAATCGGAATCTATATTGAAGGATACAAAGAAAGATGTGGGAAGCCAGTTGAATAGTCTGGCAGTGTTGACCGGACAGATTGAAGAGCGGAAACGCTATATCATGGCTATCAACAATGATGTGGAGGCTATCCAGCGTGAATTGGCTTCATTGGAGCGCCAGTTGAGAGGCTTGGAGAAGGACTTGAAAGATAAAAAGAAGAAATATGAAGCTTCTGTCCAGTATTTGTATAAGAATAAGTCGATAGAGGAGAAGCTCATGTTTATTTTTTCGGCAAAGAATCTGGGGCAGACTTATCGGCGTATGCGATACGTTCGTGAATATGCCACTTATCAACGTCTGCAAGGGGAAGAAATCCTAAAGAAACAGGAGCAGATACGCAAGAAGAAAGCGGAACGTCAACAGGTGAAAGCCGCCAAAGAGAACCTGCTGCAAGAACGTGAGAGTGAGAAGGGTAAGTTGGAAGAACAGGAAAAAGAGAAACGTACGTTGGTAGCTAATCTGCAAAAGAAACAGAAAGGATTGCAGAATGAAATTAATAAAAAACGCAGGGAAGCTAATCAACTGAATGCCCGCATTGATAAATTAATAGCGGAAGAAATAGAGCGTGCCCGTAAGCGTGCGCAGGAAGAAGCTCGTCGTGAAGCGGCTGCGCGTAAGAAAGAGGAAAACAAGGAGGGAAAATCCGCTGCAACGGAGACGACCGCCAAATCGAAACCTCTCGAGGCTTATACCATGAGTAAGGCGGATCGGGAATTATCGGGCAACTTTGCCGCTAATCGTGGGAAATTGCCAATGCCTATATCCGGTGCTTACATCATCACCAGCCGTTACGGACAATATGCCGTAGAGGGTTTGCGCAACGTGAAACTGGATAACAAAGGTATCGATATCCAGGGAAGGCCCGGTGCGCAGGCACGTGCCATTTTTGATGGAAAGGTGGCTGCTGTATTCCAATTGAACGGATTATTTAATGTGCTTATTCGTCATGGTGATTATATTTCAGTTTATTGTAATCTTTCTTCTGCCTCCGTTAAAGCTGGTGACACGGTGAAGACAAAGCAGAACATTGGTCAGGTCTTTTCTGATGGTACGGATAATGGACGAACGGTATTGCATTTCCAGTTACGTAGGGAGAAAGAAAAGTTGAACCCTGAACCTTGGCTGAATCGATAA
- a CDS encoding glycoside hydrolase family 2 protein, translating to MKKNFLTMLLALALCSSTFAQWKPAGDKIKTSWGEQLDPKNVLPEYPRPIMERSDWKNLNGLWKYAITPKGTPAPAAYQGDILVPFAVESSLSGVGKMINEKEELWYQRTFDVPSNWRGKQILLHFGAVDWKAEVWVNDVKVGEHTGGFTPFYFDITSVLNKGNNDLVVKVWDPSDRGEQPRGKQIANPHGIWYTPVTGIWQTVWLEPVATQYITNLKTTPDIDNNSVKVEVAANTTSADKVEVKVFDGKNLVAKGAALNGVPVELAMPANAKLWSPDSPFLYNMEVTLYKDGKAIDQVKSYTAMRKYSIRKGQNGITRLQLNNKDYFQFGPLDQGWWPDGLYTAPTDEALVYDLKKTKDFGYNMVRKHVKVEPARWYTHCDQLGLIVWQDMPNGGPSPQWQARNYFNGREVIRSAASEANYRKEWKEIIDCLYSYPSIAVWVPFNEAWGQFKTPEIVAWTKEYDPSRLVNPASGGNHYTCGDILDLHHYPGPNMFLYDPRRATVLGEYGGIGLVVEGNTWVNDKKNWGYVKFNTSDEVTNEYIKYGKHLLELIQKGFSAAVYTQTTDVEGEINGLMTYDRKVIKMNEAKVREINQQICNSLNK from the coding sequence ATGAAAAAGAATTTTCTAACAATGCTGCTTGCATTGGCTCTATGCAGTTCGACTTTTGCTCAATGGAAACCTGCCGGTGACAAAATCAAAACATCGTGGGGTGAACAGCTTGACCCTAAAAACGTATTGCCGGAATATCCGCGTCCTATCATGGAACGCAGTGACTGGAAAAACCTGAACGGGCTTTGGAAATATGCAATCACTCCCAAAGGTACTCCTGCACCTGCTGCTTACCAGGGTGATATTCTTGTTCCTTTTGCCGTAGAATCGTCTTTATCAGGCGTAGGCAAAATGATAAACGAGAAAGAAGAACTGTGGTACCAACGTACTTTCGACGTTCCTTCCAACTGGCGTGGTAAACAAATCCTGTTGCACTTCGGAGCAGTAGACTGGAAAGCAGAAGTTTGGGTGAACGATGTAAAAGTAGGCGAACACACAGGCGGATTTACTCCTTTCTACTTCGATATTACTTCTGTACTTAATAAAGGGAATAATGACCTGGTAGTAAAAGTATGGGACCCTTCAGATCGTGGCGAACAACCCAGAGGAAAACAAATAGCAAATCCTCATGGCATTTGGTACACTCCGGTTACAGGTATCTGGCAAACAGTGTGGTTGGAACCGGTAGCAACACAATACATCACTAATCTGAAAACTACTCCCGATATTGACAATAATTCTGTTAAGGTAGAAGTTGCCGCCAATACGACCTCTGCAGACAAAGTGGAAGTAAAAGTATTCGATGGCAAGAACCTTGTAGCCAAAGGTGCAGCGTTGAACGGAGTACCCGTTGAACTGGCAATGCCTGCCAATGCCAAACTGTGGTCTCCGGACTCTCCTTTCCTCTACAATATGGAAGTGACTCTGTATAAAGACGGAAAAGCAATAGACCAGGTAAAGAGTTATACGGCTATGCGTAAATATTCTATCCGCAAAGGTCAGAATGGTATCACTCGCCTGCAATTGAACAACAAAGACTATTTCCAGTTCGGTCCGCTCGACCAGGGATGGTGGCCTGACGGTTTATATACTGCACCGACAGACGAGGCATTGGTTTATGACTTGAAGAAGACGAAAGACTTCGGCTACAATATGGTACGTAAGCACGTCAAAGTAGAACCAGCACGCTGGTACACTCATTGCGACCAATTAGGATTGATCGTATGGCAAGATATGCCGAACGGTGGTCCTAGCCCACAGTGGCAGGCACGCAACTACTTTAACGGCAGAGAAGTGATTCGTTCCGCTGCTTCGGAAGCTAACTACCGCAAAGAGTGGAAAGAAATCATCGACTGCCTGTATTCCTATCCGAGTATTGCCGTATGGGTTCCTTTCAATGAAGCATGGGGACAATTCAAGACTCCGGAAATCGTAGCATGGACCAAAGAATATGATCCTAGCCGCTTGGTAAATCCTGCCAGTGGTGGTAATCACTATACTTGTGGTGATATTCTCGACCTTCACCACTATCCGGGCCCGAACATGTTCCTTTACGATCCGAGACGCGCTACCGTATTGGGTGAATATGGAGGTATCGGCTTGGTAGTAGAAGGAAACACTTGGGTGAATGACAAGAAAAACTGGGGTTATGTGAAGTTCAATACATCGGACGAAGTAACGAACGAATACATTAAATATGGCAAACATCTGTTGGAATTGATCCAGAAAGGATTCTCTGCTGCCGTATATACCCAGACAACAGACGTAGAAGGTGAAATCAACGGTCTGATGACTTATGACCGTAAAGTTATCAAGATGAATGAAGCTAAAGTCAGAGAAATCAACCAACAGATCTGTAACTCTCTGAATAAATAA
- a CDS encoding sulfatase family protein — protein MNRKVLFSISAVSGMINIIPMSAQTPKPNVVIIMTDQQRADLCGREGFPMAVTPFADSLALSNVWFDKAYTVAPASMPARCSMFTGRYPTATHVRTNHNTPDMYYKKDMLEVFKEQGYKTALVGKNHAHVKGKDFDYCEEYFHWGKNQRDTQEDKDFAYFLNNKARGQYLEPTPFPAEAQNPVKIVTKALAWAKQQKDSAFFMWVSMPEPHNPYQISEPYFSMFSPEKIPATLTGRKDLSKKGNKYEILAELEDTSCPNLAEDLPRLRGNYLGMLRLIDDQTKRLVEGFKAAGLYENTIFVILSDHGDYCGEYGLIRKGAGVPECLTRIPMIWAGYDIHPQNAPMDAHVSIADIFPTICTAIGADIPMGVQGRSLWPMLTGKSYPQKEFSSIMVQQGFGGEDFTRDEPLTFVKEGALQPNKIAHFDELNTWTQSGTERMVRKDDWKLVLDNYGRGELYNLKADPSEINNLYNKKKYASKQMELLEELMTWELRVQDPLPVPRNRYHFKRNPYNYHFEDKK, from the coding sequence ATGAATAGAAAAGTTTTATTCTCAATCTCTGCTGTTTCCGGTATGATAAATATCATCCCAATGTCAGCACAAACACCCAAACCCAATGTTGTTATCATCATGACCGACCAACAGCGAGCTGATTTGTGTGGTCGCGAAGGTTTTCCGATGGCTGTGACTCCTTTTGCCGATTCTCTGGCATTGAGCAATGTGTGGTTTGATAAAGCGTATACGGTAGCTCCTGCTAGTATGCCTGCGCGTTGTTCCATGTTTACAGGACGTTATCCAACTGCTACGCATGTCCGTACTAATCATAATACTCCTGATATGTATTATAAGAAAGATATGCTCGAAGTGTTTAAAGAACAAGGATATAAAACTGCGTTAGTAGGTAAGAACCATGCGCATGTGAAAGGGAAAGACTTTGATTATTGTGAGGAATATTTTCATTGGGGAAAGAATCAGCGTGATACGCAGGAAGACAAGGACTTTGCATATTTTCTGAATAATAAAGCGAGAGGACAATATTTAGAACCTACTCCTTTCCCGGCAGAAGCGCAGAACCCGGTGAAGATTGTCACTAAAGCCTTAGCTTGGGCGAAACAGCAAAAAGATTCAGCATTCTTTATGTGGGTTTCAATGCCTGAACCGCATAATCCATATCAGATATCAGAGCCTTATTTCTCGATGTTTTCTCCGGAAAAGATACCGGCAACTTTGACTGGCCGGAAAGATTTATCTAAAAAAGGAAATAAGTATGAGATTTTGGCGGAATTGGAAGATACATCCTGCCCGAACCTGGCAGAAGATCTTCCTCGTTTGCGTGGAAATTATTTAGGAATGCTTCGGCTGATTGATGACCAGACCAAACGTTTGGTTGAGGGGTTTAAAGCTGCCGGACTTTATGAAAACACCATTTTTGTAATCCTGTCAGACCACGGAGATTATTGTGGGGAATATGGCTTGATTCGTAAAGGTGCGGGAGTGCCCGAATGTCTCACCCGTATTCCAATGATTTGGGCAGGATACGATATTCATCCGCAAAATGCTCCAATGGATGCGCATGTTTCTATTGCTGATATCTTTCCCACCATTTGTACGGCTATCGGTGCAGATATACCTATGGGAGTGCAGGGACGCAGTTTATGGCCGATGCTGACTGGTAAGTCATATCCTCAGAAAGAGTTTTCAAGCATTATGGTGCAGCAAGGTTTCGGTGGTGAAGATTTTACTCGGGATGAACCGTTGACATTTGTTAAAGAGGGGGCTTTGCAACCCAATAAAATAGCTCACTTTGACGAACTGAATACCTGGACACAAAGCGGAACTGAACGTATGGTCCGCAAAGATGACTGGAAACTGGTACTTGACAATTATGGTCGTGGTGAACTGTATAACTTAAAAGCCGATCCTTCCGAGATTAATAATCTTTATAATAAAAAGAAATATGCCTCCAAACAAATGGAATTGCTGGAAGAATTGATGACTTGGGAACTCCGTGTACAAGACCCATTGCCCGTGCCAAGAAATCGTTATCATTTTAAGCGGAATCCATATAACTATCATTTTGAAGATAAAAAATAG
- a CDS encoding glycoside hydrolase family 43 protein, producing the protein MKSRLLLLAVLLVIICVSCQPKKKTEPKKEAVTGATYTNPLRERGAEPWAVFHEGKYYYTQGAESRIVLWETSDITNLNDSLKKPVWIPTDPSNSHHLWAPEMHRINNKWYIYFAADDGNMDNHQIYVIENEANIPTEGKFVMKGRIPTDKDNNWAIHASTFEHNGQRYMIWCGWQKRRIDSETQCIYIASMENPWTLSSDRVLISKPEYEWECQWVNPDGSKTAYPIHVNEAPHFFQPKNKDKVCIFYSASGSWTPYYCVGLLTADANANLLDPASWKKHPTPVFQQEPENEVFGPGGSSFVSSPDGKECYMLYHARQIPNDAPGAMDSRSPRLQKIEWDKDGMPVLGIPDKAGEPIAKPSGSPDNQN; encoded by the coding sequence ATGAAAAGCAGATTGTTATTATTAGCCGTACTTTTAGTCATTATTTGTGTATCCTGTCAACCCAAGAAGAAAACAGAGCCGAAAAAGGAAGCCGTAACAGGAGCTACTTATACAAATCCGTTACGTGAAAGGGGAGCAGAACCATGGGCCGTTTTTCATGAAGGGAAATATTATTATACACAAGGCGCTGAAAGCAGAATCGTGCTTTGGGAAACCAGTGATATTACAAACTTGAACGATAGTCTTAAAAAGCCTGTATGGATACCAACCGACCCTAGTAACTCCCATCACTTATGGGCTCCCGAAATGCATCGCATCAACAACAAATGGTATATTTACTTCGCTGCAGACGATGGCAACATGGACAATCACCAGATTTATGTAATTGAGAATGAAGCTAATATTCCTACAGAGGGTAAGTTTGTCATGAAAGGGCGCATCCCGACCGACAAAGATAACAACTGGGCAATTCATGCGAGTACTTTCGAGCACAACGGACAGCGTTACATGATTTGGTGCGGATGGCAAAAACGAAGGATTGACAGCGAAACACAATGTATTTACATCGCTTCGATGGAAAATCCATGGACTCTTTCTTCCGACAGAGTCCTGATTTCCAAACCTGAATATGAATGGGAGTGTCAATGGGTGAATCCCGATGGCAGCAAAACAGCCTATCCGATCCATGTGAACGAAGCACCTCATTTCTTTCAGCCGAAGAATAAAGATAAAGTATGCATTTTTTATTCCGCCAGCGGTAGCTGGACTCCCTATTATTGTGTAGGATTACTGACAGCAGACGCCAATGCCAACCTATTGGACCCTGCTTCCTGGAAGAAACATCCGACACCCGTATTTCAGCAGGAACCGGAGAATGAAGTTTTTGGCCCCGGCGGCAGTTCTTTCGTCTCTTCACCGGATGGAAAGGAATGTTATATGCTTTATCATGCCCGTCAGATACCGAATGATGCTCCGGGTGCTATGGACTCACGTTCTCCCCGCTTGCAAAAAATAGAGTGGGATAAAGACGGGATGCCTGTATTGGGCATCCCGGACAAAGCCGGAGAACCGATAGCTAAGCCTTCGGGTTCTCCAGACAATCAGAACTAA
- a CDS encoding glycoside hydrolase family 43 protein, translating into MKLKHFILLSIICCSQSVFGQKANQQLKTSGNPVFPGWYADPEGVVFGDEYWIYPTYSAPYDEQTFMDAFSSKDLVNWTKHSKVLSKENISWFKRALWAPAVIHANDKYYIFFGANDIQSNNELGGIGVAVADNPAGPFKDALGKPLIDKFVNGAQPIDQFVYKDDDGQYYMYYGGWGHCNMVKLAPDLLSIVPFEDGTLYKEVTPEKYVEGPFMLKRNGKYYFMWSEGGWTGPDYCVAYAIADSPFGPFKREAKILQRDPNIGTGAGHHSVVKGPGEDEWYIIYHRHPLGETDGNARVTCVDRMYFDKDGKIKPIKMTFEGVEASPLK; encoded by the coding sequence ATGAAACTGAAGCACTTTATTCTTCTTAGTATTATTTGCTGTTCCCAGTCTGTATTTGGACAAAAAGCCAATCAACAACTGAAGACGAGTGGCAATCCTGTATTCCCGGGATGGTATGCCGATCCGGAAGGAGTTGTATTTGGGGATGAATACTGGATTTATCCTACGTATTCAGCACCTTATGATGAACAAACCTTCATGGATGCTTTTTCGTCTAAAGACCTGGTGAATTGGACAAAGCATTCGAAAGTGTTATCAAAAGAGAATATAAGTTGGTTTAAACGTGCTTTATGGGCACCTGCCGTGATTCATGCGAATGATAAATATTATATATTCTTCGGTGCGAATGATATCCAAAGCAATAATGAACTGGGCGGTATTGGTGTAGCTGTGGCCGACAATCCTGCCGGACCATTCAAAGATGCGCTAGGCAAACCTCTGATTGATAAATTTGTAAATGGTGCGCAACCGATCGATCAGTTTGTTTACAAAGACGATGACGGACAGTATTATATGTATTATGGTGGCTGGGGACATTGTAATATGGTGAAACTGGCCCCGGACTTGTTGAGCATCGTGCCGTTTGAAGATGGTACCCTTTATAAGGAAGTAACCCCCGAAAAATATGTAGAGGGACCTTTCATGCTAAAACGTAACGGAAAATACTATTTTATGTGGTCGGAAGGCGGTTGGACCGGACCGGATTATTGTGTCGCTTATGCAATTGCCGACTCACCGTTCGGACCTTTCAAAAGAGAAGCGAAAATATTACAGAGAGATCCCAATATTGGAACAGGGGCCGGCCATCATTCAGTTGTAAAAGGGCCGGGAGAGGACGAATGGTACATCATTTATCATCGCCATCCTTTGGGGGAAACGGATGGAAACGCTCGTGTGACCTGCGTTGACCGTATGTACTTTGATAAAGATGGAAAAATAAAACCCATAAAGATGACTTTCGAGGGAGTAGAGGCAAGCCCATTGAAGTAA
- a CDS encoding RNA polymerase sigma factor, translating to MKPDIHTLSDSLLWKRFLEGDSSAYNQIYNRTVQDLFRFGLLYTSDKELIKDCIHDVFVKIHMNRAKLAPTDNIAAYLTVALKNTLFNALKKTTDSLPFDEIGEREETVDESPSTPETIYINNEQEQLVQATVHNMMSVLTDRQREIIYYRYIKEMSIDEISKVTDMNNQSVSNSIQRALGRIRDLFKRK from the coding sequence ATGAAGCCAGATATACACACTCTTTCCGATTCTCTTTTGTGGAAAAGGTTTCTCGAAGGAGATTCGAGTGCGTATAACCAAATCTATAATCGAACGGTGCAAGATCTGTTTCGATTTGGGCTATTATATACTTCAGACAAAGAATTAATCAAAGATTGCATACATGATGTGTTTGTGAAAATTCACATGAATCGTGCAAAATTGGCCCCAACTGATAATATTGCAGCTTATTTGACGGTAGCGTTGAAAAACACTCTTTTTAATGCGCTTAAAAAAACAACAGACTCTCTTCCATTTGATGAAATAGGTGAGAGAGAAGAAACGGTTGACGAATCCCCTTCCACTCCGGAAACTATATATATTAATAATGAACAGGAACAACTAGTTCAGGCAACCGTACATAATATGATGTCTGTATTGACGGACAGACAGCGTGAAATTATTTATTATCGATATATCAAAGAGATGAGTATCGATGAAATAAGTAAAGTGACAGATATGAATAATCAATCTGTTTCTAACTCTATTCAACGGGCTTTGGGACGTATCCGGGACTTATTTAAGAGAAAATAA